A stretch of Candidatus Bathyarchaeota archaeon DNA encodes these proteins:
- a CDS encoding endonuclease III, which produces DAQVNNVTKTLFKKYQKPEDYANADITELEKDIHSTGFYHNKAKNLKACCQMLVEKFHSQVPKTMEELLELPGVARKTANIVLFNSFGITAGIAVDTHVRRLSQRLGLTQTDNPQKIEQDLMTITPKEKWMPLTDLLIYHGRAVCNAKKPKCEICVLNQICPSAFTFSS; this is translated from the coding sequence GATGCCCAAGTCAACAACGTCACCAAAACCCTCTTCAAAAAATACCAAAAACCAGAAGACTACGCCAACGCCGACATAACAGAACTCGAAAAAGACATCCACTCAACAGGCTTTTATCACAACAAAGCCAAAAACCTAAAGGCATGCTGTCAAATGCTGGTTGAAAAATTCCATTCTCAAGTCCCAAAAACCATGGAAGAACTGCTGGAACTCCCAGGGGTAGCACGCAAAACCGCCAACATAGTCCTTTTCAACTCATTTGGCATCACCGCAGGTATCGCAGTAGATACACATGTACGTAGACTTTCGCAACGATTGGGCTTAACCCAAACAGATAATCCCCAAAAAATTGAGCAGGACCTGATGACGATTACGCCTAAAGAGAAATGGATGCCGCTCACAGACTTGCTGATTTATCATGGCAGGGCAGTTTGTAACGCAAAAAAACCCAAATGCGAGATTTGTGTGCTGAATCAGATTTGCCCATCAGCCTTCACGTTTAGCAGTTAA